The following proteins come from a genomic window of Amphiura filiformis chromosome 16, Afil_fr2py, whole genome shotgun sequence:
- the LOC140172505 gene encoding UDP-glucuronosyltransferase 2B1-like, translating to MTRFGINFLLHVVEHTLVYYLFASIICSGNSFSHAAKVLIPGPALQGMGHIQVLSTLTAKLVELGHNVTLISGSQKCSEKFAASNASQTIYYRSPNATTNPKYAQELADVKFYDYSQAQHRKIFLAMYDSLAADCRALLSDNNLFEKLKSDEFDILIGDALTPCDIFIANMLGIPWIAVTASREYICVSNFAFRVPAEISYVPVVGSHNKTDKMTFMQRVHNTLFYFYLNFEIMPQFLKDFIEIKQEYNIAPDMDLWEMASKAEIWLSQTSTVFDFPAPGLPNVVPVGGLGVRPPNALQKDLADFVAGSGDHGFIIFSLGSMIKFLPDAPETRLITSVLSKLPQRVVWKHDGPMPPNLGTNIMTMKWLPQNDLLGHSKARLYIAHGGLNGIYEAIYHAVPMVVIPLMLADQNVNANRVAIKGMGIHLDRSKLTEEVFMDAVTKVLDDSKYQETVTRYSEILRDKPPLETAVHWIEHVLKFGGSHLRPKVYELSWIQYHLIDVAAFLLIIFIFTACLMSYTLLLCCRLCGCNRWKHVKVD from the exons ATGACACGCTTTGGCATCAACTTTCTGCTCCATGTAGTGGAACATACATTGGTATACTACCTGTTCGCATCTATAATTTGTAGTGGCAACTCGTTTTCACATGCGGCAAAAGTTTTAATACCAGGACCGGCTCTCCAAGGTATGGGCCATATACAAGTGTTATCAACATTAACTGCAAAACTAGTCGAGTTGGGTCACAATGTAACGCTAATCAGTGGATCCCAAAAATGCAGTGAGAAATTTGCAGCATCTAATGCCAGTCAAACCATCTACTATCGGTCTCCAAATGCTACAACTAATCCGAAGTACGCACAGGAACTTGCAGATGTAAAATTCTATGATTACTCCCAAGCTCAACacagaaaaatatttttggcaatgtATGATAGCTTAGCAGCTGACTGCCGAGCTCTTCTCAGTGATaacaatttatttgaaaaactcAAATCTGATGAGTTTGATATCTTAATTGGAGATGCATTGACCCCGTGTGACATATTTATAGCCAACATGTTAGGAATACCTTGGATTGCAGTTACAGCTAGTCGCGAGTATATCTGCGTATCTAATTTTGCATTTCGTGTCCCAGCTGAAATTTCATACGTTCCAGTGGTGGGATCACACAACAAAACCGACAAAATGACATTCATGCAACGTGTACATAATACATTATTTTATTTCTATCTGAATTTCGAAATAATGCCACAATTCTTGAAAGATTTTATCGAAATAAAACAAGAGTACAACATAGCACCAGATATGGATCTATGGGAAATGGCCTCCAAAGCGGAAATTTGGTTATCTCAAACAAGTACGGTTTTCGATTTTCCAGCACCAGGATTACCAAATGTTGTTCCCGTTGGTGGTTTAGGAGTGCGTCCCCCGAATGCCCTACAAAAG GATCTTGCTGATTTTGTAGCTGGTTCTGGAGACCATGGTTTCATCATCTTCTCCTTAGGATCAATGATCAAATTTCTTCCTGATGCTCCAGAGACGCGACTCATCACCAGCGTTTTAAGTAAATTACCTCAGAGAGTCGTGTGGAAACATGACGGACCAATGCCACCAAATCTCGGCACCAATATCATGACAATGAAATGGCTTCCGCAAAATGATTTACTTG GTCATTCTAAAGCGCGCCTTTACATCGCTCACGGAGGTTTAAATGGTATATATGAAGCTATTTATCATGCTGTACCAATGGTGGTTATCCCGCTTATGTTGGCTGACCAAAATGTGAATGCAAATCGGGTAGCAATCAAAGGAATGGGGATACATTTGGACAGGAGTAAGCTTACAGAAGAGGTTTTTATGGATGCCGTCACAAAAGTTCTTGATGATTCCAA ATATCAAGAAACGGTTACCCGCTACTCGGAGATACTCCGTGACAAACCTCCTTTGGAAACCGCTGTTCATTGGATCGAACATGTGCTCAAATTTGGTGGTTCACATCTACGACCAAAAGTTTACGAGTTGAGTTGGATTCAGTACCATCTCATAGATGTTGCTGCCTTCTTGTTAATTATCTTCATATTCACAGCGTGTTTAATGTCGTACACGCTTCTTTTATGTTGCCGTTTGTGTGGTTGCAATCGCTGGAAACATGTAAAAGTAGATTGA
- the LOC140135762 gene encoding UDP-glucuronosyltransferase 2B1-like has translation MTQSRIASIPLSVLLVQLLSYYLCVGLSTLCMTSNSFSHAAKIIIPGPAVQGMGHVQLLSTLTAKLVELGHNVTLLSGSQKCSENFAASNASQTIYYRSPNVTTNPKFAQELADVKFHDYSSVQQINLVWGFYHSLAADCRALLSDDNLFEKLKSEDYDILIGDAITPCDIFIANILKIPWIAVTANREYICVSRFVYRVPSELSYVPMLGLHMLTDRMTFMQRVGNILFYISLNYITMPAFVKDFTQMKREYNIAPDMDLWEMASKAEIWLSQTSTVLDFPAPGLPNVVPVGGLGVRPPNALPKDLADFVAGSGDHGFIIFSLGSIIKFLPDAPETRIITSVLSKLPQRVVWKHDGPMPPNLGTNIKIMKWLPQNDLLGHPKVRLYIAHGGLNGIYEAIYNAVPMVVIPLMLDDQKENANRVATKGMGIHLDRSKLTEGVFMHAITKVLHDTKYQETISRYSEILRDKPPLETAVYWIEHVLKFGGSHLRPKVYELSWIQYHLIDVAAFLMVIFICTACLLSYMVLLCCRLCRFACGKRV, from the exons ATGACGCAATCTCGTATCGCCTCTATACCCCTGTCAGTACTACTTGTGCAACTGTTATCGTATTACCTGTGTGTAGGCCTTTCTACATTATGTATGACGAGCAACTCATTTTCCCATGCTGCCAAAATCATAATACCAGGACCTGCCGTTCAAGGTATGGGTCATGTACAACTACTATCAACATTAACTGCAAAACTAGTCGAGTTGGGTCACAATGTAACACTACTCAGTGGATCCCAAAAATGCAGCGAGAACTTTGCAGCATCCAATGCCAGTCAAACTATCTACTATCGGTCTCCAAATGTTACAACTAATCCAAAGTTCGCTCAGGAACTTGCTGATGTGAAATTTCACGATTACTCTTCTGTGCAACAAATTAATCTGGTTTGGGGGTTTTATCATAGTTTGGCAGCTGACTGCCGAGCTCTTCTCAGTGATgataatttatttgaaaaactcAAATCTGAAGATTATGATATTTTAATAGGCGATGCAATAACTCCATGTGACATATTTATAGCCAACATTTTAAAGATACCTTGGATCGCAGTTACCGCAAATCGTGAGTATATTTGTGTATCTAGATTTGTGTATCGAGTTCCATCAGAACTTTCATATGTACCTATGCTTGGACTGCACATGTTAACGGATAGAATGACATTCATGCAACGTGTAGGAAATATATTGTTTTATATCTCTCTGAATTACATAACAATGCCGGCTTTCGTGAAAGATTTTACCCAAATGAAACGAGAATACAACATAGCACCAGATATGGATTTATGGGAAATGGCCTCCAAAGCGGAAATTTGGTTATCTCAAACTAGTACGGTGTTAGATTTTCCAGCACCAGGGTTACCAAATGTTGTTCCAGTTGGTGGGTTAGGAGTGCGTCCCCCTAATGCCTTACCAAAG GATCTTGCTGATTTTGTAGCTGGTTCTGGAGACCATGGTTTCATCATCTTCTCCTTAGGATCCATCATCAAATTTCTACCTGATGCTCCAGAGACGCGAATCATCACCAGCGTTTTAAGTAAATTACCTCAGAGAGTAGTGTGGAAACACGACGGACCAATGCCACCAAATCTCGGcaccaatattaaaattatgaagtGGCTTCCACAAAATGATTTACTAG GTCATCCCAAGGTACGCCTTTATATCGCCCATGGAGGTTTAAATGGTATATATGAAGCCATTTATAATGCTGTACCGATGGTGGTTATCCCACTTATGTTGGACGACCAAAAGGAGAATGCCAATCGCGTAGCAACCAAAGGAATGGGGATACACCTTGACAGGAGTAAGCTTACAGAAGGGGTTTTCATGCATGCCATCACAAAAGTTCTTCACGACACCAA GTATCAAGAAACTATTAGCCGCTACTCGGAGATACTACGTGACAAACCTCCTTTGGAAACCGCTGTTTATTGGATCGAACATGTGCTTAAATTTGGTGGTTCACATCTACGACCAAAGGTTTACGAGTTAAGTTGGATTCAGTACCATCTCATAGATGTTGCTGCCTTCTTGATGGTTATCTTCATATGCACAGCGTGTTTACTGTCGTACATGGTTCTTTTGTGTTGCCGTTTATGCAGATTTGCATGTGGGAAACGTGTATAA